In the Pseudorasbora parva isolate DD20220531a chromosome 5, ASM2467924v1, whole genome shotgun sequence genome, attcaaaagaaatttcacaaagaaaaaaaaaagcaacaaccCGAtctaaggttaaaaaaaaaaaaaacgttagaGCATATAGGCTACTTTCCATATATTTTATTGTACTATTTAGATTGTCATACACAtacttttaaattgtatttgcaGTAGATTTTGTGTAGTGTAGCAAAATACtacaattattaattattataactTTTAGGCCAAACCAATGGTTGCCATCAATGGTGCCAATACGTGTAGGCGAAGCCAGAAAATAAATCACGTGCGAATTTTGGCACTTGGATTTAACTATGAgtgtaaaatattttacatctgCAAGGAGCTTTCAAAAGCGATACAATTGCACGACGGTGACGTAATCAGTCGACGCCTCTACGTAAAACCCTGCGTCAGCCAGCCcgactgtgtgtgtgtcgcctTCCAGAAACGGTGTTGGTAAGTGCTGTTTTGTTATACATTCGTAAAAAATCTACATTTTTAAATCACATGTCAGTTACATTATCCCTAGCTTGTTGTTGCTTTGGAGAGTGTGTCGCGTGTCGATTAACTACGCTACAGTCTTTGTTAGCGATCAAAGCTGCCGCGTTACCACGGAGCTTTGAAGCCAAAGAAATACGTTACGTTAGCACTAGCGCGATCTGGTACAAAGCCCCACCACATATCCGTTTTAAAGTCAACAGTCATTATTTACAAGagcttattgtattttaaaatcagCAATTGTTGGTGAGAGGAGATGGAAAGCAAAGTCGGAATGATTGTCTTTACGCGGTTTTAGTGAGGCGCTGGCCGACTACCAACAACTCCGTTGTTGTGAACGAACAGAGTAACGTTAACTTACCCATAAAAACCCAGACGACTATTGATTAAGGTGTGCCACACCTTTCACACATCAGTAGCGTTTGCTTTGTTAAATTGTAGCCTATTCTTTATGCACGTCAGAATTCTGCTTTACTTCTTCAGGAACCTTAATACTATTCACTTTCATAGAAAATGCTACATTGCTGTTGAGACTTGTTAGATGTGATTAACAGTTATTTAACCGAGTTCGAAAAGTAGCTTGGtttttaatcacatttttaCAACGttcattatttaattgtttttttaagtaaatgcaTACAACAATGTGCTGTTTTTCAGGAAATGGCCAGTCAGTCAATGGAGGTTGTAGCTAAAGCTCTGGAGCAGCAAGTGTTGCAGTCAGCACGGGTGGTGGAAGAGCAGCTGGATGCAGAACTAGGGAAGTTGCAGAGCATGGATGAAGATGACCTGGAGCGACTCAAGGAGAGAAGGCTCGAGGCACTTAAGAAAGCTCAGAAACAGAAGCAGGTGAGTgttataaacatttaaacaaccaAAAGTTACCCTGTGTATCATCACCTTTAAGTAAGGGAAACTGTTAATTGTTTCATGACGGCAACACATTTGCCGTTATACAATTCTGTGTCTCTTCTATTGTTATACAGGTAGTGGAATgttttcacagaaataaatataaCCTGGATAAGGAGgggaaaaaaggaagaaaatcaAATATGAAAGGCTATTGTGGAACTATAGAtagttcattaaaaaatataaaatgctgtcatcatttactcaccttcatatTGTTCCAAAACCTTTCatctttagaaaaaaaaactttttttataaaatattttttgttctcTCATTTGTTCTTTGATTCATTGAAAGACATACGTTATCCACAAGGCACAGATTTCCCCCATTAATATAATAAACCTTTGTAAACCGGTATATGTGTCCCCTCAGGAGTGGATATCTAAAGGACATGGTGAATACAGAGAGATCCCAAGTGAGAGAGATTTTTTTGCTGAGGTGAAGGAAAGCAAAAGTGTTGTCTGCCATTTCTACAGAGACTCTACCTTCAGGTATTTGAggatatatttttctttttgcttCCTTGTATTCTTTTATTATAAATCAATTCTGCATACAGCTATTTTCAGTGTTAgtatgttttttctttcttcaaagATGCAAAATTTTGGACAAGCACCTAGCTGTTTTGGCTAAGAAACATCTGGAAACAAAGTTCATCAAGCTGAATGTTGAGAAGGCTCCATTTTTAACAGAGAGGCTGAAGATTAAAGTCATTCCAACACTGGCTCTGGTGAAGGATGGGAAGACCAAGGATTATATTGTGGGCTTCACCGATCTGGGCAACACAGACGAGTTTCCTACCGAAATGCTGGAGTGGAGACTGGGCTGCTCAAGTATCATCAACTACAGGTGAGTGTAGACTGTGTAAGTATATATCTATGTGTGTGTCTATATTAGGGGTATAATGGTTCAAATTACTCATGGTTCAGTTCGATAAATCAAATGTGTGATCAGTGCGTCGAGAGCACCCATACACGGTTTGTTTGCACATCAATGTAATGGACTCATGACTCCTGTATGACACCGCAATTGCTATTACCTTGATTACAATCCACCCGACTCATCACCGCCAAAGCTGCCTGCTACTGTGCCAGGTGACACCCGACAGTCAGTTAAAGCTGGCATCGCAAGTGGCAGCTGCCACTGACATGTCGCCACTATATTCGCTTACCTGGCGAAATGCACCATCCTCACACGCCATTGGTGTTACATGCACCTATATAAATGTCCCTGTCACCACTATGTGCCTTTCACTGTTAAATGTCCCTGTCAGTGCTACATGTGCCTGACTCTTTTATATTTGCTTACCTGGTTATCCGTTACCAGTAAACGTGTCATCCTTGCGCTGCCTGGTGATGGCAGTTCGTTACTGTTAAAATGCACCATCCTTGCCAGTAACCTCCATTTAATTGTACTTGCACTTTCACTCGACCTGGCACCGACAGTGGAACATGAGGGGGGACATTTATTTACATACTTATTTACATAGTTATAATTCCACAATACTAtaatatttgtgttttaaatacaatattttgaacGGGAATATACAatggtttaaaaaataaatggtatattaaatatgaaagttactgccagtaggtggcggcaaggTGCTATTTTAAGGAGTGAGACATTAAATCCTTCATTTAAACAGCTGATTCCTTAACGAATGAGGGGGTGTCGAATATTGTTGACAACGAGTCAAAAAGCTTGATCCACTGCTTTAAGttctatatttatatacacactATCACTTTTCTTTTTGTATTAACTGCTTTTATGTTTGTATCCTTTCTCTTTTTAGTGGGAATATTTTGGAGCCACCAACAATTGGGCAGAAGTCAGGGTCAAAGTTCACCAAGGTGGAGAAAAAAACCATCAGAGGCAAAGGTTATGACTCCGATTCTGAATCTGATGAGGATTAGAAGAACTTAAACATCAAGCTCCGTCTTCCAACATAGACCTAAGTCTTGTAACACACCTTTGTGATCACTTTTTTTCGCAGTCTATTTAATTTCGTCTCTCACCTTTCTCATATGTGCGATCATTTTAAGACCACCTGAGAGGATATTAGTACTTTAATTTATATCCATTTACCTACATTTTAGAAGTGCAACATTTCTATGAAGCATCATAACGTTGAaggttcttttctttttagctCTTAAGGAAGATTGAGTTTCTGCAAGACATGACAACCGGAAACTTACATTTAAACAAACACCAAATCAATATTTCTGCCTCTGATGGACTGATGCTTATTTGAGTGAGCATCAAACAAGTGCCAAGGAAGCAAGCTTCTGTATTCCACTAGGAATTGTCACCTCTTTCTCCCATTGATGTGAAGGAAGTGgaggctttttttcttttgtagtTGTACATGACccattaaaaaactttttttatatgtCTGTTCGGTTTATATAAATGGAAAAAACATCACCAGAGTGAGTAATGTTTGAGATGCATgcttttataataatttaaagatcatctatttatttaaacctttattaaacaaatagtaAATACACAACACATGACAAGCATGAACATTTCTATGACTCAATGGCCTTCTGCTCAAGTGGTTTAAGGAGACGTTTCACTACCAGCTCCCCTTTGCTGTTCAGATATGTGTTGGCCATGTCCTCCTCTGCAGGTAGTCCATATGGAAGCTTGAGTGGCTCAATCCTGCAGATACAAATATTAGAATGTGTACGGTTATTGTAAAAAATCAGCAATCATCAactgattttaaaatgttatgaaatGCAAATCCAACATACCTAACCAGATGCTTAATAGTTTTAAGTAGATTGTTTACTGAAGGGGTGTTCTTGTGGACACGAGGCTCATGTGCCTGGTCATAGAAGAACAagatgtattatttattcaactgTGATACTActtcacaaaatatatattttttaaattggaGACCACACCCCACCTTCATGAGCCCCAAGCTCTTTATGACCTTCTTTTCCCAATATGGTCTTCTCATTGTGCTTTTAACCCGTGTCACTATGTGTAATTTATGTGGATGTTCTGGATCACCACCGTACTTGTCGTGTTCTTTTGCTCGTTCCTCAAATACCTGGAGGACGAGAAGATGGTGCGATGTCTTTACATTCAATAAACTGAA is a window encoding:
- the txndc9 gene encoding thioredoxin domain-containing protein 9 encodes the protein MASQSMEVVAKALEQQVLQSARVVEEQLDAELGKLQSMDEDDLERLKERRLEALKKAQKQKQEWISKGHGEYREIPSERDFFAEVKESKSVVCHFYRDSTFRCKILDKHLAVLAKKHLETKFIKLNVEKAPFLTERLKIKVIPTLALVKDGKTKDYIVGFTDLGNTDEFPTEMLEWRLGCSSIINYSGNILEPPTIGQKSGSKFTKVEKKTIRGKGYDSDSESDED
- the mrpl30 gene encoding 39S ribosomal protein L30, mitochondrial, with the protein product MAGLYRVLLTSASTVTKTLTQATPCRTKFTKSRIPPQVFEERAKEHDKYGGDPEHPHKLHIVTRVKSTMRRPYWEKKVIKSLGLMKAHEPRVHKNTPSVNNLLKTIKHLVRIEPLKLPYGLPAEEDMANTYLNSKGELVVKRLLKPLEQKAIES